A single window of Chloroflexota bacterium DNA harbors:
- a CDS encoding glycosyltransferase family 2 protein: protein MCFLLPTITVSRIERKTMEVISIVIPVYNEEIAIGDDLDLIKQTMDATGKPYEVIVVNDGSTDRTDEIVASRPWVKLLRHDRNRGTGAARNTGLKAARGDIIIMTDGDGTYPNQDMPRLLQCMEKCDMVIGARTQEKGTLKLLRTPAKWFIRSLASYLTGTKIPDLNSGFRAFRRDIAFKYLNILPDTHSWVSTITIAFLSDGYSVQYIPIEYYKRKGKSKFHPIRDTYNYITLVVRTVTYFNPLKVFMPISLSLFTVGVLKAFYDIVAYRFHFAPSTVLLLLTAVQIAALGLLADLIVRRGGR from the coding sequence ATGTGTTTCCTGCTCCCAACGATCACCGTATCTAGGATAGAAAGGAAAACTATGGAAGTTATCAGCATCGTGATACCTGTTTACAACGAAGAAATTGCCATTGGTGATGACCTAGATCTTATCAAACAAACCATGGATGCAACGGGCAAGCCTTATGAGGTTATTGTGGTCAACGATGGCTCTACCGATCGCACCGATGAAATCGTAGCCAGCCGGCCGTGGGTCAAATTACTGCGCCATGATCGAAACCGAGGCACTGGAGCAGCACGCAATACAGGACTCAAAGCAGCTAGGGGTGACATCATCATCATGACAGATGGCGATGGCACTTACCCGAACCAGGACATGCCTAGGTTGCTGCAATGCATGGAAAAATGTGATATGGTCATCGGCGCACGAACCCAGGAGAAAGGCACTTTGAAGTTGTTGCGAACACCAGCGAAATGGTTCATCCGCAGTCTCGCTTCCTATTTGACCGGTACCAAAATCCCTGACTTGAACTCGGGGTTTCGCGCTTTCAGAAGAGATATTGCGTTCAAGTATTTAAATATCCTACCAGACACACACTCGTGGGTGAGCACAATCACAATCGCTTTTCTGAGCGACGGCTATTCAGTCCAATACATTCCTATCGAGTATTATAAGCGCAAAGGCAAGTCCAAATTTCATCCCATCAGGGATACGTACAACTATATTACTCTGGTCGTGCGGACTGTGACCTACTTCAATCCACTAAAAGTATTCATGCCGATCAGCCTGTCGCTCTTCACCGTCGGCGTGCTCAAGGCGTTTTATGACATCGTTGCGTACCGCTTTCACTTTGCACCCTCGACGGTCCTCCTTCTTCTTACCGCAGTTCAAATCGCTGCCTTGGGTTTGCTAGCTGACCTGATTGTAAGAAGAGGGGGGAGATAG
- a CDS encoding DM13 domain-containing protein — translation MSKIRVIALYLIAAGILASCQAAPTATPTVSTPPATPTSTAVLATPTIKIWPTASAVAPDEPVIPVGYVATFQDTQHGVSGKAVMAGLQTIVISNFTYDGQGPLADIRLVKEGELDKAVAILAKLEQRPYQQELLVLTVPSDLKPGDADSIAVYCEELKASFGWGRFQ, via the coding sequence GTGAGCAAGATCCGCGTTATCGCATTGTACCTAATAGCCGCAGGGATATTGGCTAGTTGTCAAGCTGCTCCCACTGCCACGCCAACTGTGTCAACGCCCCCTGCAACACCAACCTCAACTGCAGTCTTGGCTACCCCCACGATCAAAATTTGGCCAACCGCTTCTGCAGTTGCTCCTGATGAGCCGGTTATTCCCGTTGGCTATGTTGCCACTTTTCAGGATACCCAGCACGGCGTCTCAGGTAAAGCGGTTATGGCTGGATTGCAGACCATTGTAATCAGCAATTTTACTTACGATGGTCAAGGCCCCTTAGCAGATATCCGCCTAGTGAAAGAAGGAGAACTAGATAAGGCTGTGGCGATCTTGGCAAAGCTCGAGCAGAGGCCTTACCAACAAGAACTCCTAGTTCTCACTGTACCCAGCGATCTCAAACCTGGGGACGCGGACAGCATTGCGGTATATTGTGAGGAGTTGAAAGCCAGCTTTGGGTGGGGACGCTTCCAATAG
- a CDS encoding glycosyltransferase family 4 protein gives MKVLHVSPRYYPYIGGSELYCQEISERLVRDGHQVTVFTTNAWDLEYFWDPYKAHLSVGRENHNGVEIRRFGVQHILSSKWSFAAIRLAIRLLSSLPLDTRPLLFRLCMWVPWVPGLERALTIKDSEEAYDVVHVTNIPFDSLVYSAYRFARERKIPFVITPFLHLGEPEDKTVRKYYTMPHHITMLRNSSAVIVQTELERSYLLSCGVPADRIRKIGVGVNPEHLRGGCADRFRAKYHVPEPIVFYIGTQAYDKGTVHLIEAMQRLWKDGSKAHLVLAGPIMSSFANYFCSLPETSRKRCHLLGFISEEDKRDLLAAGDVFAMPSRTDSFGIVYLEAWLYKKPVIGALAGGVPDVIQDGEDGYLVPFGDIPRLAEAINTLLTDRTKARQFGEKGYYKAITHHTWDKKYTAIKTVYEELLTTRYTN, from the coding sequence TTGAAGGTTTTGCATGTGAGTCCGCGTTATTATCCCTATATTGGCGGCTCTGAATTATATTGCCAGGAGATATCAGAACGGCTAGTACGAGATGGGCACCAAGTAACCGTGTTTACCACTAATGCCTGGGACCTCGAGTACTTCTGGGATCCATACAAAGCGCATCTCTCTGTAGGAAGGGAGAACCACAATGGCGTGGAGATAAGGCGTTTTGGTGTGCAGCATATACTATCTAGCAAGTGGAGTTTTGCTGCGATTCGGCTGGCGATAAGGCTTTTGTCTTCCCTACCGCTGGATACGCGCCCCCTTCTCTTCCGCCTCTGCATGTGGGTGCCATGGGTGCCGGGTTTAGAGCGGGCATTGACTATCAAGGATTCCGAGGAAGCCTATGATGTTGTGCATGTTACTAATATCCCTTTTGATTCCCTGGTTTATAGTGCTTATCGTTTCGCCAGGGAAAGGAAAATCCCATTTGTCATCACGCCCTTCTTACACCTTGGAGAGCCAGAGGACAAGACGGTACGGAAATACTACACCATGCCGCATCATATAACCATGCTGCGTAACAGCAGCGCGGTTATCGTGCAAACCGAACTAGAACGTAGCTATTTGCTATCGTGTGGCGTACCGGCAGATCGAATCCGCAAGATTGGAGTAGGAGTCAATCCTGAGCATTTGCGTGGCGGGTGTGCAGATCGGTTTCGTGCTAAGTATCATGTGCCCGAGCCAATCGTCTTCTATATCGGAACACAGGCTTACGACAAAGGTACAGTCCATCTCATCGAAGCCATGCAGCGATTATGGAAAGATGGCAGCAAAGCTCACCTGGTATTAGCTGGGCCGATCATGAGCAGTTTTGCAAATTACTTCTGCTCTTTGCCAGAAACAAGTCGGAAACGCTGTCATCTACTGGGTTTTATCTCCGAAGAGGATAAACGCGACTTGTTAGCTGCGGGCGATGTGTTCGCTATGCCTTCGCGGACTGACTCATTTGGCATCGTCTACCTGGAGGCATGGCTATACAAAAAACCAGTAATCGGCGCACTCGCTGGAGGTGTGCCAGATGTGATCCAAGATGGTGAAGATGGGTACCTGGTGCCATTTGGAGATATTCCGCGACTAGCAGAAGCGATCAATACACTGTTGACTGACCGCACCAAAGCGCGTCAGTTCGGCGAGAAAGGTTACTATAAAGCAATCACCCACCATACATGGGACAAAAAGTACACTGCCATCAAAACTGTTTATGAAGAGCTATTGACAACACGATACACAAACTGA
- a CDS encoding class I SAM-dependent methyltransferase: MNKLSPNVDEGKLAVPATLYNREYFLTECNGYKEFLQGGIPARLRIALRLAGELNKKRVLDVGCGRCEVVWYCAKAGADAYGIDYSPEALSLAQQAAALFHTPTSEAPAHLQLADASHLPFRSNAFDVIFMLDIVEHLYPEQLRCALEEAYRVLKGGGVLIIHTMPNLWYYRIGYPLYRVVQRVRGKKLPKDPEQRWQFVSAVHVNKQDIWRLKRALQNAGFDARVWLEPTQSYHEERNQFVRFCMHVLSHYYPFRWVFCDDIFALARKLSCE; this comes from the coding sequence ATGAACAAGCTATCACCAAACGTAGATGAAGGCAAACTTGCGGTACCTGCAACCCTTTATAACCGCGAATATTTCCTCACTGAATGCAATGGCTATAAGGAGTTTCTGCAAGGCGGCATTCCTGCGCGGTTACGGATTGCTCTGCGGTTGGCGGGGGAGCTTAATAAAAAACGGGTTTTAGATGTTGGCTGCGGCCGTTGCGAGGTAGTATGGTACTGTGCCAAGGCTGGTGCTGATGCATATGGAATTGATTACTCGCCAGAAGCGCTGAGCTTAGCACAGCAAGCAGCGGCTCTCTTCCATACACCAACAAGTGAAGCCCCTGCTCATCTTCAACTCGCCGATGCATCCCACCTACCCTTCAGATCGAACGCTTTTGATGTGATTTTCATGTTGGATATCGTGGAACATCTTTACCCCGAACAATTAAGGTGTGCTCTAGAAGAAGCATACCGAGTGCTAAAAGGAGGAGGAGTTCTGATCATCCATACCATGCCTAATCTATGGTACTACCGTATAGGCTATCCGCTCTACCGCGTTGTGCAGCGCGTACGCGGCAAAAAACTCCCCAAAGACCCAGAGCAACGCTGGCAATTCGTATCTGCAGTTCATGTGAATAAACAGGATATCTGGCGATTGAAGCGTGCATTGCAGAACGCAGGATTTGATGCACGCGTATGGTTGGAACCAACGCAATCTTACCACGAAGAGAGGAATCAATTCGTACGCTTTTGTATGCACGTCCTATCCCATTACTACCCATTCCGCTGGGTATTCTGCGATGATATTTTTGCCCTGGCCAGGAAATTGTCATGCGAATAG
- a CDS encoding glycosyltransferase family 4 protein: MKIGMITSSYPRFEGDIAGTFVHSLAENIAALGHEVHVFAPYDPIASDLFGSAIVHRFRYFVGARWHLIGYAKSLEKDVTLKKPVYLLLPCYTVAAFWEFWRWQRLVRFDVIHAHWAVPSGPIGALESRCTGTPLVISLHGSDVFVLERNILAKLAACWAFSQADWVTACSSDLLERAQRHGLSPHKSQLIPYGVDHYRFYHNPDAGYALREQLGIAKDVPIVLALGRLVYKKGFEYLVQAMPAIVERFNNVRVVIVGEGPLREDLLHLAHSLGVQDHLLLIGGVPWTDTPRYFNMCDVFVVPSVRDHKGNVDGLPNVLLEAMSCGKPLVATQVAGIPEVIVDRENGLLVEEKNPHQLAQAVIELLASPELAQRYGETNRSNAEDRLTWRIMATRMVEVYEQAITKRR; this comes from the coding sequence GTGAAAATTGGCATGATTACGTCTTCCTACCCTCGTTTTGAGGGCGATATTGCGGGGACATTCGTGCACTCTCTGGCGGAAAACATTGCTGCGCTGGGTCACGAGGTGCACGTTTTTGCTCCATATGATCCGATTGCCAGTGATCTCTTTGGTTCTGCGATTGTTCACCGTTTTCGCTATTTTGTAGGTGCACGATGGCATTTGATTGGCTATGCCAAGTCATTGGAAAAGGATGTGACGCTGAAAAAACCCGTCTATTTGTTGTTGCCTTGCTACACAGTGGCCGCATTCTGGGAATTCTGGCGTTGGCAGCGCCTAGTTAGATTTGATGTAATTCACGCTCATTGGGCAGTTCCGAGCGGACCCATTGGTGCGTTGGAATCCCGGTGTACAGGTACTCCCTTAGTGATCAGCCTGCATGGTTCTGATGTATTTGTGCTAGAGAGAAACATCCTGGCTAAATTGGCTGCGTGTTGGGCCTTTTCTCAAGCGGATTGGGTTACCGCTTGCAGTTCGGACCTTCTGGAACGAGCGCAGAGACACGGCTTGTCACCACACAAAAGCCAGCTAATCCCATATGGTGTAGACCATTATCGCTTTTACCACAATCCGGATGCAGGATATGCCTTGCGAGAGCAGCTTGGCATTGCGAAAGATGTTCCCATCGTTCTGGCTTTGGGTCGTTTAGTGTATAAGAAGGGCTTTGAGTATCTAGTACAGGCTATGCCAGCCATTGTTGAACGATTCAATAATGTGCGGGTTGTGATCGTTGGTGAGGGGCCTCTGCGCGAGGATTTGCTGCATTTAGCTCATTCATTAGGTGTGCAGGATCACCTGTTGTTAATCGGTGGCGTGCCATGGACTGATACTCCTCGCTATTTCAATATGTGCGATGTTTTTGTGGTGCCATCGGTACGCGATCATAAGGGCAATGTAGATGGCTTGCCTAATGTGCTCCTGGAAGCCATGTCCTGTGGCAAGCCACTGGTTGCGACGCAAGTTGCTGGCATACCTGAAGTGATCGTTGACCGGGAAAACGGTCTGCTAGTGGAAGAGAAGAATCCCCATCAGTTAGCTCAAGCAGTTATTGAACTGTTGGCATCTCCCGAATTAGCTCAGCGTTATGGCGAGACCAATCGTAGTAACGCTGAAGATAGACTAACCTGGCGGATTATGGCCACGCGTATGGTGGAAGTGTATGAACAAGCTATCACCAAACGTAGATGA
- a CDS encoding glycosyltransferase family 4 protein encodes MRIAIDALGITPSGGGRSATLNLLTALFKIDCKNDYLLFLDKQEQVLTAHNVRQYITGIKGRFVARLWAQLALPIILRKERVAVVHYAKNLGAFFTPGATVVTVYDLSILICPDVYPWSDRIYWRFIEPLTLRQAKRIIAISEDTARAIVTFYGVPRERITVIYPGCDPRFRPLSVEETVKVKQKYHLPDVFILHVGSISRKKNLQALARAIAKLKQVGLKPRLVLVGRIYEKARDDALFRYIQQEGLSNEVIWLGAVPDQDLPAIYNCATVLAFPSLQEGFGLVPLEAMSCGLPVVTSGAGAIREVIGDAGLIVDNPRDEDEWALIMEQVLRDASLRAQLRSRGLARAHLFSNEKAARQVLQVYCQVAREDTK; translated from the coding sequence ATGCGAATAGCCATTGATGCGCTTGGTATTACTCCATCTGGTGGTGGGCGTTCCGCCACATTAAATCTCCTCACTGCTCTTTTCAAAATAGATTGTAAAAACGACTATCTGCTCTTTTTGGACAAACAAGAGCAGGTATTAACAGCACACAATGTTCGGCAATATATCACCGGCATAAAAGGTCGTTTTGTTGCTAGACTCTGGGCTCAATTAGCCTTGCCGATCATCTTACGGAAGGAACGGGTTGCCGTCGTGCACTATGCCAAAAATTTAGGGGCATTCTTTACTCCGGGCGCTACTGTGGTCACCGTCTACGACCTCAGTATCTTGATTTGCCCCGACGTTTACCCCTGGAGTGACCGCATATACTGGCGGTTTATTGAACCACTCACCTTACGACAGGCAAAGCGGATTATCGCCATTTCGGAGGACACAGCGCGCGCCATTGTTACATTCTATGGCGTACCCCGAGAGCGTATTACGGTCATTTATCCTGGCTGTGATCCCCGCTTTCGCCCTTTATCTGTGGAGGAAACAGTCAAGGTCAAACAGAAATACCACCTCCCGGATGTTTTCATCTTACATGTGGGCAGCATTTCGCGAAAGAAAAACCTACAGGCTTTAGCACGGGCTATTGCCAAGCTGAAGCAGGTAGGGCTGAAACCAAGATTGGTATTGGTGGGGCGAATCTATGAAAAGGCCCGCGATGACGCTCTGTTTCGCTACATCCAACAGGAGGGCTTGTCCAACGAAGTGATCTGGCTAGGAGCGGTCCCGGATCAAGACCTCCCAGCCATTTATAACTGCGCCACAGTTTTGGCCTTCCCCTCTCTGCAAGAAGGATTTGGCTTGGTGCCCCTAGAAGCTATGTCTTGTGGTTTGCCCGTCGTAACTTCAGGTGCAGGTGCTATCCGCGAGGTGATTGGCGATGCGGGACTAATCGTGGATAACCCGAGGGATGAGGATGAATGGGCTTTGATTATGGAGCAGGTTCTGCGAGATGCCAGCCTGCGTGCTCAGTTACGCTCTCGCGGTCTGGCCCGTGCGCATCTCTTTTCGAATGAAAAGGCTGCTAGACAGGTACTGCAAGTTTACTGTCAAGTGGCAAGGGAAGATACGAAATAG
- a CDS encoding glycosyltransferase: MSMRIAMFSPLSPLRTAIADHVEGLLPYLAEFADTDLFIDDGYVPSNPSVRNNFAIHNYRDFPKMASQYEIAVYHMGNEPHYHGYIYRTLLQYPGIVVLHDLVLHHCIYGLTVAKGNIEGYLAEMRYAYGREGEIVATQILEGRNPDLMYHYPLMERVLDNSRGVIVHNNYARQQLQKRRPKLPVRCIPQHFYLPDKSILTEDRETLRERLGLKDRFVVASFGILGDKQLHVTLQAFNRFRRICPQAMYLLVGPTNDDVATLMGSLGLEDVVRVVGWQDPIHFVRYMLVTDLAIQLKYPHVGGTPYTPIRLLGLGIPTIISNIEPLAEIPENCCARVDLGGTEEDELFVIMQYLATHETARQEMAENGRSYVLENHEPHKVALQYKGFIKSILSTPLRAMSGIDRINSWQERLIEDVAAILAEWDVSAEDDHLLLPIANAIASLGIRAWEAIDD, translated from the coding sequence ATGAGCATGCGTATTGCGATGTTCAGCCCGTTAAGCCCTTTGCGCACCGCAATAGCTGACCACGTAGAAGGCTTATTGCCATACCTAGCCGAATTTGCTGACACGGACCTGTTCATTGACGACGGCTATGTCCCAAGCAACCCCTCTGTCCGAAACAACTTTGCCATCCACAATTACCGTGATTTCCCCAAAATGGCAAGCCAATATGAAATTGCAGTCTACCACATGGGCAATGAACCACACTATCACGGCTATATCTACCGCACGTTGCTGCAGTACCCTGGCATCGTTGTGTTACATGACCTGGTCCTGCACCACTGCATCTACGGGCTTACCGTAGCAAAAGGTAATATAGAAGGATACTTGGCTGAGATGCGCTACGCCTATGGCAGGGAAGGAGAAATAGTAGCCACTCAGATTTTAGAGGGACGCAACCCGGATCTCATGTATCATTATCCATTGATGGAACGAGTCTTGGACAACAGCCGAGGCGTAATTGTGCATAACAACTATGCCCGTCAACAATTGCAAAAGAGGCGTCCCAAGTTACCTGTAAGATGTATTCCGCAGCATTTCTACTTGCCCGACAAGTCTATATTGACTGAGGACAGAGAAACCTTGCGAGAACGCCTTGGGCTTAAGGATCGTTTCGTGGTAGCCTCCTTTGGCATACTCGGAGATAAACAATTGCACGTAACACTGCAGGCCTTTAACCGTTTTCGTCGCATATGCCCACAAGCTATGTACTTACTAGTTGGTCCTACCAATGATGATGTGGCAACTCTGATGGGAAGCTTGGGACTGGAAGACGTAGTCAGAGTTGTTGGCTGGCAGGATCCTATCCACTTTGTGCGTTACATGCTGGTGACAGACTTGGCAATACAATTGAAATATCCTCATGTTGGTGGTACACCATATACGCCGATCCGCTTGCTGGGACTCGGTATTCCCACCATTATTTCCAATATCGAACCCCTGGCTGAGATCCCCGAGAATTGCTGTGCCAGAGTAGACTTGGGTGGAACTGAAGAAGACGAATTGTTTGTAATTATGCAATACCTGGCCACCCATGAAACCGCCAGGCAAGAAATGGCGGAGAATGGACGAAGTTACGTCCTGGAAAACCACGAGCCTCACAAAGTTGCCTTGCAGTATAAAGGCTTTATCAAAAGCATTTTGTCTACACCGCTGAGGGCAATGTCCGGTATAGATCGGATTAACTCTTGGCAAGAACGCTTGATTGAAGATGTGGCAGCCATTCTAGCAGAGTGGGATGTGTCGGCGGAAGATGACCACTTGTTGCTCCCTATCGCTAATGCCATTGCCAGTTTGGGCATTCGTGCTTGGGAGGCAATAGATGATTAA
- a CDS encoding glycosyltransferase family 4 protein codes for MKNIIICTSQVPLRHGGTEVLVQCLRQALHKRGFRVDVVSIPFRDYPKSEILKSHLVWRLLDLTESDGQKVDMVIATKFPSYLVQHPNKVTWLVQQFRQVYDLVSTEFSPFTNSNEDAALRRVLCRLDTTALKESKRLFAISDNVAKRLERYNGLRATPLYPPPQHEGLYHNEGYGDYILAVSRLNRMKRLDLLIQAMALTKQPARCLIVGEGPEEEHLKRLIREHKLEGRVKLLGFVDDQCLLDLYANCFAFFFAPYDEDYGLVTLEAFKSQKPVITAADSGGVLEFVEHGCNGYIAATGNAAEFADYIERLYADRALCQRLGTEGYERVRDITWDRTIDQLLGL; via the coding sequence ATCAAGAACATTATTATCTGCACTAGTCAAGTTCCCCTGCGACATGGAGGCACTGAGGTCCTGGTACAGTGCCTGCGACAAGCTTTGCACAAGCGCGGATTTCGAGTAGATGTCGTGAGTATTCCATTTCGCGATTATCCCAAAAGCGAGATCCTGAAAAGCCATCTTGTATGGCGACTCCTAGACCTTACGGAAAGTGATGGGCAAAAGGTGGACATGGTAATTGCCACCAAATTCCCTTCCTACCTCGTACAGCATCCTAACAAGGTAACCTGGTTAGTGCAGCAATTCCGACAAGTATATGATTTGGTAAGCACCGAATTCAGCCCGTTTACTAATTCGAACGAGGATGCTGCTTTGCGCCGTGTGCTCTGCCGTCTGGATACCACGGCTCTCAAGGAGTCTAAGCGCCTGTTTGCCATCTCGGACAACGTAGCCAAGCGTCTAGAGCGTTACAACGGTTTGCGAGCAACACCGCTCTATCCTCCACCGCAACATGAAGGTTTATATCACAACGAGGGTTATGGAGATTATATACTGGCCGTCAGTCGCCTGAATCGCATGAAAAGGCTGGACTTGCTCATACAAGCTATGGCGCTGACTAAACAACCGGCTCGCTGCCTTATTGTCGGCGAGGGACCGGAAGAGGAACATTTAAAAAGATTGATCCGGGAGCACAAATTGGAAGGCAGGGTAAAGCTTCTGGGCTTTGTAGATGACCAGTGTCTTTTGGATTTGTATGCCAATTGTTTTGCCTTCTTCTTCGCCCCGTACGATGAAGATTATGGCTTGGTAACCTTGGAAGCCTTCAAATCGCAGAAGCCGGTCATCACAGCTGCGGACTCGGGTGGAGTGTTAGAATTCGTAGAGCATGGTTGCAACGGTTACATAGCTGCAACTGGAAACGCAGCTGAATTCGCTGACTATATCGAGCGCCTCTATGCTGACCGAGCGCTATGTCAGAGACTCGGCACAGAAGGCTATGAGAGGGTGCGAGATATTACTTGGGATCGCACGATTGATCAGTTGCTAGGATTGTAA
- a CDS encoding glycosyltransferase family 39 protein has translation MINHPWLGLVILLGNFIPGYLLTALWNEDWTHDLTFGECLFVQLLLGVVLNSWLMLLLAELETFKLSTILLSYGLICSSLAWIGRQRLQKGPSWTRPSRYELALVVLLFLAGILFAHPAEAMLVFDDSGIYFLGGVTLAKTGSLIVREPILASLPAQQGKQLLFTGPGILTRYWGQFFVWGWSRPWVMFGLLHLQYLWCGLFTLFLGTYGGLWVAPAFGLLALAGLYFLGRRLFGREVGWLAAIFLALNFAQVWHARLPLSEILTQALFIGGFYLLTLFLQKRHVWLGFGAGVCLGTLFLARVDALVVDILLVGLIMYWKWGNRWRAEYNGFAIALLTTLAYATLHNVLAGWLYLVMLWQTGGSPTLAKVVILLSLGSGILTLIAWLRPKVMRAFLDWSWAQAWKIFTAAFSIWVLWVGLSYLFLGNAWTSQIVTWLTLYWTPLGMFLAAVGLGLLLARHPARKVLPIFAVGLVYLGAFSLHPMVNPVHPWAMRRFMPTVMPAMALLIAYGLVTLPIRYGMLRYIVQLIVVSALAWSFLRMDRPLLRRTEYSGVGEQIAQLAERFEKDALVLFDRGAPSLYVPQALAYLYDVYSFILQEPTPDSGALDPWIEYWQQKGRSVYLVITGGALEWHPSQWTFQSHGVFDLHFAHLQRSSDGVPATFEDSVFRLDIYRIVPSSEKSLDQETTYLLNMEAGEYPYLRGGFYGCETATDGMTYRWTNGLGRIQVPKRDGAGALLRLRVAGGRPVEEVLISVVVNGTVVAEEWLPAGFVFQTLEMTVPSSALGVDSQGATVEIKSDTWMPSTAGYPGDTRQLGVLVDWIEWKWQ, from the coding sequence ATGATTAACCACCCTTGGCTAGGTCTGGTTATTCTACTAGGGAACTTTATCCCGGGCTATCTGCTGACCGCTCTCTGGAATGAGGATTGGACGCACGATCTCACATTCGGTGAATGTTTGTTTGTGCAACTTCTCCTCGGTGTGGTCCTCAACTCCTGGCTGATGCTGCTTCTTGCGGAGTTAGAGACATTCAAGCTCTCTACCATATTGTTAAGCTATGGGCTCATCTGCAGCTCCCTGGCATGGATTGGGCGTCAGCGTTTGCAGAAAGGTCCATCGTGGACCAGACCTTCAAGGTACGAGCTTGCGCTTGTTGTCTTGCTGTTCTTGGCAGGCATCCTTTTCGCACATCCTGCGGAAGCGATGTTGGTTTTTGATGACTCTGGTATCTACTTTCTAGGTGGTGTAACACTGGCCAAGACCGGCAGCCTTATTGTCCGTGAACCCATTTTGGCGTCTTTGCCAGCTCAACAGGGAAAGCAGCTATTGTTTACTGGGCCAGGCATTCTAACCCGATACTGGGGGCAATTTTTTGTCTGGGGTTGGTCACGTCCGTGGGTTATGTTTGGGCTTTTGCATTTGCAGTACCTGTGGTGTGGGCTGTTCACTTTGTTTCTAGGGACTTATGGCGGGTTATGGGTAGCGCCAGCTTTTGGGCTACTGGCTCTCGCAGGGCTCTATTTCCTAGGGCGAAGGCTTTTTGGGCGAGAGGTGGGCTGGTTGGCTGCGATTTTTCTAGCACTAAACTTTGCCCAAGTCTGGCATGCACGGCTGCCACTATCTGAAATCCTTACACAGGCATTGTTCATTGGTGGATTCTACCTTCTTACTCTGTTTTTGCAGAAAAGACATGTATGGCTAGGCTTTGGAGCGGGAGTATGTTTGGGCACCCTTTTTCTGGCTCGCGTCGATGCCCTCGTGGTAGACATTTTGCTTGTTGGGCTGATTATGTATTGGAAATGGGGCAATCGCTGGCGTGCTGAATACAACGGCTTCGCAATAGCTCTTCTGACCACTCTCGCTTATGCTACCCTGCATAACGTACTTGCTGGCTGGCTTTATTTGGTCATGTTATGGCAGACAGGGGGTAGCCCTACGCTAGCCAAGGTGGTAATCTTGCTAAGCCTAGGCAGCGGAATATTGACGTTAATAGCATGGCTCAGGCCAAAAGTCATGCGGGCATTTCTGGATTGGTCTTGGGCTCAAGCGTGGAAGATTTTTACGGCAGCGTTTTCTATTTGGGTACTCTGGGTTGGCTTATCATATCTGTTTTTAGGAAATGCGTGGACCTCGCAAATAGTCACTTGGTTGACACTGTATTGGACACCACTGGGTATGTTCCTGGCTGCCGTTGGCCTTGGTTTATTACTCGCCCGTCATCCTGCGCGCAAAGTGTTGCCAATCTTTGCTGTGGGATTGGTCTACTTGGGCGCATTTTCTCTGCATCCTATGGTCAATCCAGTTCATCCCTGGGCCATGCGCCGCTTTATGCCTACAGTGATGCCTGCTATGGCGTTGTTGATCGCTTATGGTCTGGTCACGTTGCCTATTCGATACGGAATGTTGCGGTACATAGTGCAACTCATAGTGGTGAGTGCTCTAGCATGGTCTTTCCTGCGCATGGATAGACCACTTCTCCGCCGCACGGAGTACAGTGGGGTTGGCGAGCAAATTGCACAACTTGCCGAGCGTTTTGAAAAGGATGCTTTGGTTTTGTTCGATAGAGGAGCCCCAAGCTTATATGTACCCCAAGCGCTGGCGTACCTTTACGATGTCTACTCCTTTATACTGCAAGAACCAACTCCTGACTCCGGAGCACTTGATCCTTGGATTGAATACTGGCAGCAAAAAGGGCGTTCGGTATATCTTGTAATAACCGGAGGTGCCCTTGAGTGGCACCCAAGCCAATGGACTTTTCAGTCTCACGGTGTGTTTGATCTGCACTTTGCACATCTTCAACGTAGCTCTGATGGCGTCCCCGCAACTTTTGAGGACTCGGTATTCAGACTGGATATTTATCGAATTGTGCCAAGCTCTGAGAAGTCACTGGATCAAGAAACAACTTATCTACTGAACATGGAAGCAGGTGAATACCCTTACTTACGAGGGGGTTTCTACGGTTGTGAGACGGCAACCGACGGCATGACTTACCGTTGGACCAACGGCTTGGGACGCATCCAGGTGCCTAAACGAGACGGCGCAGGTGCTTTGCTTCGCCTACGCGTAGCAGGAGGCAGACCAGTTGAGGAAGTGCTTATTTCTGTGGTTGTAAATGGAACTGTGGTTGCGGAGGAATGGCTGCCTGCTGGCTTTGTCTTTCAGACGCTGGAGATGACTGTGCCTTCATCCGCGCTGGGTGTTGACTCTCAAGGTGCCACGGTTGAAATCAAAAGCGATACCTGGATGCCGAGCACTGCTGGCTACCCAGGAGACACGCGCCAATTAGGAGTTTTGGTAGACTGGATAGAGTGGAAATGGCAGTAA